The Halobacillus amylolyticus nucleotide sequence AAGGTACCTGCTGCCACAGAAATTACCCAAGGCGCGAGAGAATACGGATTCATCGTATCTGCCCCAGGACCAGCATTACCGGCGGCAAATGTCACAACCATTCCCCGTTCATACGCCGCTTTACTAGCAACATTGACTGGACCATTCGGATCGAATTCACCTGATGAACCCCAAGAATTTGTAATAACGCGAATGTCAAATTCCGCCTGATGGGTTAAAGCGTAGTCAAATCCGCCAATAGCATCAAGAATAAAGAGAGCACCGCCGGAACCATAGCCGACTAAATCAGCACCCGGGGCAACACCTTCGTATTTTCCGTTAGACATTTGTCCTGTTCCACCCACAGTACCAGCAACATGTGTCCCATGCCCGGAATTTGTATCCGTGTTCACAACGCCCTCTTGATACGTCACAGGGCCAATATCGCTATAGGCATGTAAGTTAATGGAGCTAAGTACGTTTTCAACCAGATGGGAACCATATTCCAAGTCTGCATGTGTGCCGTCAACCCCGCTATCATGAACAAGAACGGAACCCCCTTCTCCGGTAACAGGAAGACCTTCGTTCCTTTTTGTCATTTGATCATCCGTACGAACCTGATCAACTCCTGTAAGTTCTGTGGCCTTCTCGTTAAAGTAAGACAGCTTTCTGTTCAAGTAGAGAGAACGAACTCCTTCTGCTTGTGCTAATTTATCAATCTGACTTTCTGTTGCTAAGACACCGGCAACTGGAAGGGCCTTCATGGTAACCCCTTCCGTCAATCCAATCTTTTCGAGTAAAGCAACATTTTGAGTAGTTGGGGCTCCTTCACCTTCAAAAGTGACCACCACTTCAAACGGCCCTGTCTCCGTTTCTAATGCTTTATTTAGGTGGGGATCGATAGAAACGTTTACACCTGTTTCAGCATTCACACCTAATCCACTTGGAAAAAGTGAAACAAGTAAGGTCAAGATTGCAGCCAATGATAAAACAATACTTGCTCTTTTCTTCATGTTTGTGAGTCTCCTCCTTTTTATTAATCTTCTAAAATCCTTTTCCGCACTATACTAACACAAAATTTAAAATTTTCAGTATACACGGTTTAAAAAACACCTTTGGAACTAGCATTTGCTAGTTTATGGTTAATGTAAAGGACCAAAATTTATTCCAATTTAAACGAACGGGTATCGGATAGGGAATACATATAAAAAAACGAGCTTGAAAACTTAAGCCCGTTTTTCCGAAATAACTAGATTCATCTCTACAAGTCCCAATGTTTAATAGAGCTTGGATTAATAAATCCATGAAATGTTCCACTCTTCACGAACATTAACCTTAATTAACAACAACTTTTTCCCAATTCACTCGGTCTTCGCTAGTTGGATCATGCTCAATTCTGCTTTCCGCGTTAAAAATCATTGTAGACCGATTTTCCAAATCATAATCCGGCCAACTTGGGATAGCTTGAGTATTTGGGTTACCACTCAGAGCAAAGGCAATCCAAGCCTGATGCATCTGCTCAGACACTTTCTGCCGGTCAGAAGAGTCACCTATCAGAGACTTTGCACTATCAATCGTATTCCAGACAAATGGAATTTCCAAAGCATGACAGGCTTTTAATCTGCCATTAGAAACAGGACTCTGCCAGTCGAAGCGGTACATCCAGACAGGGGCATCCTGTTCCAGTTGCATCTCCGCCAATTTAATTGCTGGATAGAAAAACACACGGAGGGTCATCAGTTGATCATAGAGGGTTTGAGTTAATTTTTCTCCCTTGTCCAAGAATTGATCAGAGATTTTTGGCCACCGTGAGCCAAACGTCCGCCCGAACATGTTCGCAACATCTTTAGGATCTCCGTTTTTCCATATAGGGTCAAAAAAGGTAAAGAGTCGGAATTCATCTTTAGTAGTCCCAATTAAAATAGGAACACCTTTAGCAGCACCTGCGGCCAATGCCTTCTCTGGATGTTCGGGTAAGGACACCCCATCGATGACTGGCTGCAAACTCATCGAAGGAAGAGCAGCGGAAGCTTCCACTAGTTTCTCGATCGGCATATCCACAAGCTTTGATAGTTCATCCGCGCCCACGTCTAAAGAATCCAAAAGATGGTGGGCAACCTTTGTAGCCTTTGATGAGCTTAAAGCATTTTTAGCAGCACCACTTTGCAGGATCGCCTGATGGAATAGTCCTTTTGCTGAAGGGAGTGCCAGTAATACACCAATGCTCATCGCCCCTGCCGATTCGCCAAAAACAGTCACCCGATTAGGGTCCCCACCAAAAGCTTCTATATTTTCCTGTACCCATCGTAAAGCAGCGACTTGATCGAGTATCCCGCAGTTTCCAGAAGTCGCATACTCCTCACCTCCAATTTCGCCTAAGTGAAGAAAGCCCATTATTCCAAGCCGATAATTGATCGTAACGACCACAACGTCACCTTCAGTAGCAAAAGAAGTTCCGTCATAGAAATCGCTAGAACCGGAACCCGAAATAAATGCTCCTCCATGAATCCAGACCATAACAGGACGGCGTTTGTCATCCGCCCCTGGTGACCAAACATTTAAATACAAACAATCTTCACTTGTGTTTTTCGCCTCATTACCCAAAAAATCCGAAATTTCCCTCGAAGGCTGTGGTGAGGCTGGACCGAAATGTGTAGCATCACGGATCCCCTCCCATGATTCAGGTTGTTCAGGCGGCTGAAAACGAAGAGGGCCTAGTGGTGGTTTTGCATAAGGAATCCCCTTCCAAGCATATACCCCTTCAACTTGTTTCCCTTTAACTTTACCG carries:
- a CDS encoding S8 family peptidase, whose product is MKKRASIVLSLAAILTLLVSLFPSGLGVNAETGVNVSIDPHLNKALETETGPFEVVVTFEGEGAPTTQNVALLEKIGLTEGVTMKALPVAGVLATESQIDKLAQAEGVRSLYLNRKLSYFNEKATELTGVDQVRTDDQMTKRNEGLPVTGEGGSVLVHDSGVDGTHADLEYGSHLVENVLSSINLHAYSDIGPVTYQEGVVNTDTNSGHGTHVAGTVGGTGQMSNGKYEGVAPGADLVGYGSGGALFILDAIGGFDYALTHQAEFDIRVITNSWGSSGEFDPNGPVNVASKAAYERGMVVTFAAGNAGPGADTMNPYSLAPWVISVAAGTFENELADFSSRGVKGESGTFTIEGETYTYFNRPDLTAPGLNIVSTRTLSPVGVLNTTTDVENIPTAFLPYYTTLSGTSMATPHVAGIVMLMLEANPTLSPDEVFEILTETTTNMPGYEAWEVGTGYVNAYAAVDSAFALTDSKAQKGPKHKSLR
- a CDS encoding carboxylesterase/lipase family protein — translated: MSMTVVETANGKVKGKQVEGVYAWKGIPYAKPPLGPLRFQPPEQPESWEGIRDATHFGPASPQPSREISDFLGNEAKNTSEDCLYLNVWSPGADDKRRPVMVWIHGGAFISGSGSSDFYDGTSFATEGDVVVVTINYRLGIMGFLHLGEIGGEEYATSGNCGILDQVAALRWVQENIEAFGGDPNRVTVFGESAGAMSIGVLLALPSAKGLFHQAILQSGAAKNALSSSKATKVAHHLLDSLDVGADELSKLVDMPIEKLVEASAALPSMSLQPVIDGVSLPEHPEKALAAGAAKGVPILIGTTKDEFRLFTFFDPIWKNGDPKDVANMFGRTFGSRWPKISDQFLDKGEKLTQTLYDQLMTLRVFFYPAIKLAEMQLEQDAPVWMYRFDWQSPVSNGRLKACHALEIPFVWNTIDSAKSLIGDSSDRQKVSEQMHQAWIAFALSGNPNTQAIPSWPDYDLENRSTMIFNAESRIEHDPTSEDRVNWEKVVVN